A genomic window from Gemmatimonadota bacterium includes:
- a CDS encoding type II toxin-antitoxin system RelE/ParE family toxin: MKVTVLTPALREIIAALEYYEEQASGLASSLDSDLTRSLDFIKASPNLGSPFQSGTRRVLLHRFPYIVVYKELEDEILVVAFAHHKQRPGYWQDRI; encoded by the coding sequence GAGAGATCATCGCCGCACTGGAGTACTACGAAGAGCAGGCCAGTGGACTCGCGAGTTCTCTCGATTCGGATCTCACCCGCTCGCTGGACTTCATCAAGGCGAGTCCCAACCTCGGATCGCCGTTCCAGAGCGGTACACGAAGGGTCCTCCTCCATCGTTTTCCGTACATCGTCGTGTACAAGGAACTCGAGGATGAGATTCTCGTGGTCGCCTTCGCGCACCACAAACAGCGCCCCGGGTATTGGCAAGACCGTATCTGA